A single region of the Yersinia entomophaga genome encodes:
- the phnM gene encoding alpha-D-ribose 1-methylphosphonate 5-triphosphate diphosphatase: protein MILNNVKLVLQDRTIAGSLEIQDGMIRSFTDRPSQLPQAIDGDNGWLLPGLIELHTDNLDKFFTPRPNVDWPAHSAMSSHDALMVASGMTTVLDAVAVGDVRDGGHRLENLQKMINAVVNSQRAGLNRAEHRIHLRCELPHHTTLPLFEKLMDQPELSLVSLMDHSPGQRQFASREKYREYYQGKYHLNDEKMAQFEEEQINLSARWAAPNRSAIAAHCRQRNISLASHDDATAEHVAESQALGSVIAEFPTTEAAARASHQHGMQVLMGAPNIVRGGSHSGNVAAHKLASLGVLDILSSDYYPASLLDAAFRIAQDASNDFSLPQAVALVTCNPARALGLTDRGVIEEGKRADLVLARNQGEHVYVQNVWRQGIRVF, encoded by the coding sequence ATGATCCTCAATAATGTGAAACTGGTTCTGCAAGATCGCACGATAGCCGGATCGCTGGAGATCCAGGACGGAATGATTCGCAGTTTTACCGATCGCCCCAGCCAACTGCCTCAAGCCATTGACGGTGACAATGGCTGGCTATTACCTGGGTTGATCGAGCTACATACCGATAATCTGGACAAATTCTTCACCCCGCGCCCCAACGTAGACTGGCCCGCACATTCTGCCATGAGCAGCCACGATGCGCTCATGGTTGCCAGCGGTATGACCACGGTGCTGGATGCGGTGGCCGTGGGCGATGTGCGCGACGGCGGTCATCGGCTGGAGAATTTACAGAAAATGATTAATGCGGTGGTGAATAGTCAGCGTGCTGGTTTAAATCGGGCAGAACATCGCATTCATTTACGCTGTGAATTGCCTCACCACACCACGCTGCCATTATTTGAAAAACTGATGGATCAACCCGAGCTATCTTTAGTTTCCCTGATGGATCATTCGCCGGGTCAGCGTCAATTCGCCTCCCGTGAAAAATATCGGGAATACTATCAGGGCAAATATCATCTTAATGATGAAAAAATGGCGCAGTTTGAAGAAGAACAAATCAATCTATCTGCTCGCTGGGCGGCGCCAAACCGCAGTGCCATTGCAGCCCATTGCCGCCAGCGCAATATTTCTCTCGCCAGCCACGATGATGCCACCGCCGAGCACGTTGCTGAATCTCAGGCGCTAGGCAGCGTTATTGCCGAATTTCCCACAACGGAAGCGGCGGCGCGAGCCTCTCATCAGCACGGTATGCAAGTTCTGATGGGCGCGCCCAATATCGTGCGCGGCGGCTCGCATTCCGGCAATGTTGCCGCCCATAAGCTGGCCTCATTAGGCGTGTTGGATATACTCTCTTCCGATTACTATCCGGCCAGTTTGCTGGATGCCGCTTTCCGTATTGCTCAGGATGCAAGCAACGATTTCTCTCTGCCACAGGCGGTAGCGTTGGTGACCTGCAATCCGGCTCGCGCATTAGGATTAACCGATCGCGGCGTCATTGAAGAAGGTAAGCGAGCGGATCTGGTTTTGGCGAGAAATCAGGGCGAACACGTCTACGTGCAAAACGTCTGGCGTCAAGGCATTCGGGTGTTCTGA
- the phnL gene encoding phosphonate C-P lyase system protein PhnL translates to MNQQLRVENLSKTFVLHQQQGIRLPVLHRAELAVNSGECVVLHGHSGSGKSTLLRSLYANYLPDSGHIWIKHQGEWIDMVHAEARQILAVRRHTLGWVSQFLRVIPRISALNVVMQPLLELGVERHICQERAASLLTRLNVPERLWHLAPSTFSGGEQQRVNIARGFIVDYPILLLDEPTASLDNVNSAAVVSLIDEAKQRGAAIVGIFHDEAVRQHVSDRLQIMTPPQFDTLQEIPA, encoded by the coding sequence ATGAATCAGCAATTACGGGTTGAAAACCTCAGTAAAACCTTTGTATTACATCAGCAACAGGGCATTCGCTTACCGGTACTCCATCGGGCAGAACTGGCGGTAAACAGCGGTGAATGCGTCGTACTGCACGGCCATTCAGGCAGCGGAAAATCAACGTTGCTTCGCTCTCTTTACGCCAACTATTTGCCAGACAGCGGCCATATTTGGATAAAACACCAGGGCGAATGGATCGATATGGTGCATGCCGAAGCCCGTCAGATTTTAGCGGTTCGCCGTCACACCCTGGGCTGGGTCAGCCAGTTTTTACGTGTGATTCCGCGTATCAGTGCGCTGAATGTCGTGATGCAGCCGCTGCTGGAATTAGGCGTTGAACGCCACATTTGTCAGGAACGGGCGGCATCATTACTTACTCGCTTAAATGTGCCGGAACGTCTGTGGCATCTGGCTCCTTCGACCTTTTCCGGCGGTGAACAACAGCGTGTGAATATTGCCCGCGGTTTTATCGTCGATTACCCCATTTTGCTGCTGGATGAACCAACGGCTTCACTGGATAACGTCAACAGCGCTGCGGTGGTCAGCCTGATCGATGAAGCCAAACAGCGAGGCGCGGCTATCGTTGGTATTTTCCATGATGAGGCCGTACGCCAGCACGTCAGCGATCGCTTGCAGATCATGACGCCGCCCCAGTTCGACACCCTTCAGGAGATCCCAGCATGA
- the phnK gene encoding phosphonate C-P lyase system protein PhnK, with product MKPAQLAATPLLSVENLTHLYAPGKGFSDVSFQLYPGEVLGIVGESGSGKTTLLKSISARLAPQQGQIIYRPDGQQEQDLYAMAESQRRRLLRTDWGVVHQHPLDGLRPQVSAGGNIGERLMAIGQRHYGEIRQQAGRWLEDVEIPISRLDDLPTTFSGGMQQRLQIARNLVTHPKLVFMDEPTGGLDVSVQARLLDLLRSLVVEMQLAVVIVTHDLGVARLLAHRLLVMKEGKVIESGLTDRVLDDPHHAYTQLLVSSVLQN from the coding sequence ATGAAACCTGCACAACTGGCCGCGACTCCGTTACTTTCAGTGGAAAATCTGACCCATTTATATGCGCCGGGCAAAGGTTTTAGCGATGTGTCTTTTCAGCTCTATCCCGGTGAGGTTCTGGGGATTGTCGGTGAATCCGGATCGGGGAAAACCACGCTGCTAAAATCCATTTCCGCGCGACTGGCTCCCCAACAGGGACAAATCATTTATCGACCCGACGGGCAGCAAGAACAAGATCTGTACGCGATGGCAGAAAGCCAGCGTCGCCGCCTGTTACGTACCGATTGGGGCGTGGTTCACCAGCATCCTCTCGACGGTCTGCGCCCGCAGGTATCCGCGGGCGGCAACATTGGCGAGCGTTTAATGGCTATTGGCCAGCGTCATTACGGCGAGATTCGCCAACAGGCCGGACGCTGGCTGGAAGACGTCGAAATTCCGATTTCTCGCCTCGACGATCTACCGACGACGTTTTCCGGTGGCATGCAACAACGGCTGCAAATCGCCCGAAATTTAGTGACTCATCCAAAATTGGTGTTTATGGATGAACCGACTGGCGGGTTGGACGTTTCAGTTCAGGCGCGATTGCTGGATTTACTGCGCAGTCTGGTCGTGGAAATGCAGTTGGCGGTGGTTATTGTGACCCATGATTTGGGCGTCGCGCGCCTGCTGGCACATCGTCTGCTGGTGATGAAAGAAGGGAAAGTCATTGAGAGTGGCTTAACCGATCGGGTGCTGGACGACCCGCATCACGCCTATACCCAACTGTTAGTGTCATCGGTGCTGCAAAACTGA
- a CDS encoding alpha-D-ribose 1-methylphosphonate 5-phosphate C-P-lyase PhnJ — translation MTEVLTGYNLGYLDEQTKRMIRRAILKAVAIPGYQVPFGGREMPMPYGWGTGGIQLTASVIGRCDVLKVIDQGADDTTNAVSIRHFFQRVSGVATTEKTTDATLIQTRHRIPETLLAEDQILIFQVPIPEPLRFIEPRETETRKMHALEEYGVMQVKLYEDIARYGHIATTYAYPVKVNDRYVMDPSPIPKFDNPKMHMMPALQLFGAGREKRIYALPPFTKVESLDFDDHPFTVQQWDEPCALCGSHHSYLDEVVLDDLGNRMFVCSDTDYCQQQLSDTAAASQSEVNA, via the coding sequence ATGACTGAGGTTCTCACCGGTTACAATCTGGGTTATCTGGACGAACAAACCAAGCGCATGATTCGCAGAGCCATTCTGAAAGCCGTAGCCATTCCCGGTTATCAAGTGCCGTTCGGCGGCAGAGAAATGCCGATGCCTTATGGCTGGGGCACCGGCGGTATTCAGCTCACCGCCAGCGTGATTGGCCGCTGCGACGTCCTGAAAGTGATCGATCAGGGAGCCGATGACACCACAAACGCGGTTTCTATCCGCCACTTCTTCCAGCGGGTCAGCGGCGTAGCCACCACGGAAAAAACTACCGATGCCACTTTGATCCAGACTCGCCACCGCATTCCGGAAACCTTGCTGGCGGAGGATCAAATTCTGATCTTTCAGGTTCCCATTCCTGAACCACTGCGCTTTATCGAGCCGCGGGAAACCGAAACCCGCAAAATGCATGCGCTGGAAGAATACGGCGTGATGCAGGTGAAATTGTATGAAGATATCGCCCGTTACGGCCATATTGCCACTACCTACGCCTATCCGGTGAAGGTGAACGATCGCTACGTTATGGACCCATCTCCTATTCCCAAATTTGATAATCCGAAGATGCATATGATGCCAGCATTACAGCTATTTGGCGCAGGCAGGGAAAAGCGTATTTATGCCCTTCCGCCGTTTACCAAAGTGGAAAGCCTCGATTTTGACGATCATCCCTTTACCGTTCAGCAATGGGACGAACCCTGTGCCCTATGCGGCTCTCACCACAGTTATCTGGATGAAGTGGTGTTGGATGATCTCGGCAATCGTATGTTTGTATGTTCCGATACCGATTATTGCCAACAACAGCTTAGCGATACCGCTGCGGCCAGCCAATCCGAGGTGAATGCCTGA
- a CDS encoding carbon-phosphorus lyase complex subunit PhnI, which produces MYVAVKGGEKAIEAAHQLLAHQRRGDPKIPAIDCEQIEQQLGLAVDRVMTEGGIYDPELAALAIKQAGGDLVEAIFLLRAYRTTLPRLAVSQPLNTANMRLERRISAIYKDLPGGQVLGPTYDYTHRLLDFALLASGDVPAAPKGGEALPENCAHVFDLLVQEQLALMEQDDGQQPDDITRNPPVFPCNRSARLQQLVRGDEGFLLALSYSTQRGYGRTHPFAGEIRSGYLTVSIAPEELGFTIDIGEILLTECEMVNGFVDPEDRPPHFTRGYGLVFGRAERKAMSMALVDRALQTQQYGESIASPAQDEEFVLSHADNVEAAGFVSHLKLPHYVDFQAELELLKRLRSEYRAEHQEPHHD; this is translated from the coding sequence ATGTACGTAGCCGTAAAAGGGGGCGAAAAAGCCATCGAGGCCGCCCATCAACTCTTGGCTCACCAGCGACGCGGTGATCCAAAAATCCCGGCGATCGACTGCGAGCAGATCGAGCAACAACTGGGTCTGGCGGTGGATCGGGTAATGACAGAAGGCGGAATTTACGATCCTGAACTGGCCGCGCTGGCGATCAAACAGGCCGGAGGCGATCTGGTGGAAGCGATCTTCCTGCTGCGCGCCTACCGTACGACGTTGCCTCGCCTTGCCGTCAGCCAGCCGCTGAATACTGCCAATATGCGTCTGGAGCGGCGAATCTCGGCAATTTACAAAGATCTGCCCGGCGGACAAGTTCTTGGCCCGACTTACGATTACACCCATCGCCTGCTGGATTTCGCCCTGCTGGCCTCAGGCGATGTGCCTGCTGCGCCCAAAGGTGGAGAAGCGCTACCGGAGAACTGCGCCCATGTGTTTGATTTATTAGTACAGGAACAGCTTGCATTAATGGAACAAGACGACGGGCAACAGCCCGACGATATCACCCGCAATCCGCCGGTTTTCCCTTGCAATCGCTCTGCGCGTTTGCAGCAATTGGTACGCGGCGACGAAGGTTTTTTGCTGGCGCTGAGCTATTCCACCCAGCGCGGCTATGGCCGTACGCATCCCTTTGCCGGCGAGATCCGCAGCGGTTATTTGACGGTGTCGATCGCGCCAGAGGAGCTGGGGTTTACCATTGATATTGGCGAAATCCTGCTGACCGAGTGCGAAATGGTTAACGGGTTTGTCGATCCCGAAGATCGTCCACCGCATTTTACCCGCGGTTACGGCCTGGTGTTTGGTCGAGCGGAGCGGAAAGCCATGTCGATGGCCTTGGTGGATCGCGCCCTGCAAACCCAGCAATACGGGGAAAGCATCGCCAGCCCGGCGCAGGACGAAGAATTTGTACTGTCTCACGCTGATAACGTCGAAGCCGCTGGCTTTGTTTCCCATCTTAAATTACCTCATTACGTTGATTTTCAGGCCGAACTTGAACTGCTGAAACGCCTGCGCAGCGAGTATCGGGCCGAACATCAGGAGCCGCACCATGACTGA
- the phnH gene encoding phosphonate C-P lyase system protein PhnH yields the protein MTLLNHFDQPIDDSQRAFRQILKALSEPGIQVTLPHRQGWKELNPAATSVLLTLADQETAVYLDGDLNNDLIRQNLRFHTGAPEAIATQQAVFAVFRHHIAAEQLEICPTGDEVSPELSVTLIIQVDNLQQGTPLHLRGPGIEEQRQIAPHLPAAILNYLINRPNTFPTGMDVLLACGEDLMAIPRTTQVEVR from the coding sequence ATGACACTGCTTAATCATTTTGATCAACCCATTGACGATTCCCAACGCGCCTTTCGCCAAATCCTCAAAGCGCTCAGCGAACCGGGTATACAGGTCACTCTGCCGCATCGTCAGGGCTGGAAAGAACTTAACCCAGCGGCAACCAGCGTGTTGCTGACGCTGGCAGATCAGGAAACCGCCGTTTATCTGGATGGCGATTTAAATAACGATTTGATTCGGCAAAACCTACGTTTTCATACCGGCGCGCCGGAAGCTATCGCCACTCAGCAGGCGGTTTTCGCGGTATTTCGTCACCACATAGCCGCTGAGCAGTTGGAGATCTGCCCGACGGGCGATGAAGTGTCGCCGGAGCTTTCCGTTACGCTGATTATTCAGGTCGATAACCTGCAACAAGGCACGCCATTACACCTGCGTGGGCCCGGCATTGAAGAACAGCGTCAAATCGCTCCTCACCTACCTGCGGCGATACTGAACTATCTGATTAATCGGCCAAATACTTTCCCCACCGGAATGGATGTCCTATTGGCCTGTGGAGAAGATCTGATGGCCATTCCCCGAACAACCCAAGTAGAGGTGCGCTGA
- the phnG gene encoding phosphonate C-P lyase system protein PhnG, translating into MESNSTRQGWMSVLAHSQPEDLLAHWQTLNLSPRYQVIRAPEIGLNQLQARMGATGKRFILGDMTITRAVVRLEENDEIYGYSYIAGRNKPHAERCALLDALLQQTALHELLQKTVITPLAALQQERHQQRARAIATSRVDFFTLVRGED; encoded by the coding sequence ATGGAAAGTAACTCTACCCGGCAGGGCTGGATGTCAGTATTGGCTCACAGCCAACCGGAAGATCTGCTCGCTCACTGGCAGACGCTGAATCTCAGCCCGCGCTATCAGGTTATCCGCGCGCCAGAAATCGGCCTAAACCAGCTACAGGCCAGAATGGGCGCTACCGGGAAACGCTTTATTCTCGGAGACATGACCATCACTCGCGCGGTAGTCAGGCTGGAAGAAAACGATGAAATTTATGGTTATAGCTACATTGCCGGACGCAATAAACCCCATGCCGAACGCTGCGCGCTGTTGGATGCCCTGCTACAGCAAACTGCGCTGCACGAATTGCTGCAAAAAACGGTGATTACCCCACTGGCAGCATTGCAGCAAGAGCGCCACCAGCAGCGGGCTCGCGCCATTGCCACCAGCCGGGTGGACTTCTTCACTTTAGTGCGAGGAGAAGACTGA
- the phnF gene encoding phosphonate metabolism transcriptional regulator PhnF yields the protein MQLSRQPTSFPTRYQQIAAQLEQELRGNYRCGDYLPSEQQLADRYQVNRHTLRRAVDELVQRGWLQRRQGIGILVLMRPYDYPLHAQARFSQNLLQQGSDPTSERLLAVLRPCTDHIAKALSLLEGEHVIHLRTLRRVNGVPVCVIDHYLPDLTWWPVLQQFSSGSLHQFISQQLGQSLNRSQTRISARRAQAKESRLLEIATHAPLLCVRTLNIHAGSNKVAEYSVSLTRADMIELTMEH from the coding sequence ATGCAGTTATCTAGACAACCGACCAGTTTTCCCACCCGCTATCAGCAAATTGCCGCCCAGTTGGAGCAAGAACTGCGCGGTAACTATCGCTGCGGCGATTATCTGCCCTCTGAGCAACAGTTAGCGGATCGCTATCAGGTTAACCGCCATACTCTGCGTCGGGCGGTAGATGAGCTGGTGCAGCGCGGCTGGCTACAGCGCCGTCAGGGTATTGGCATTTTGGTGCTCATGCGCCCTTACGATTACCCGCTGCACGCTCAGGCCAGATTCAGCCAAAACCTGCTACAACAGGGCAGCGATCCCACCAGCGAGCGGTTGCTGGCGGTGCTACGTCCTTGCACCGATCACATCGCCAAAGCGCTGTCGCTGCTCGAAGGGGAACATGTGATTCACCTACGCACTTTGCGTCGGGTTAACGGCGTGCCGGTGTGCGTAATCGATCACTATCTGCCCGATCTCACCTGGTGGCCAGTGCTACAGCAGTTTTCCTCCGGCTCTTTGCATCAGTTCATTAGCCAGCAATTGGGCCAATCCCTCAACCGAAGTCAGACCCGTATCAGCGCTCGTCGCGCGCAGGCGAAAGAAAGCCGTCTGCTGGAAATAGCCACCCACGCGCCTCTGCTGTGTGTGCGTACTCTGAATATTCATGCCGGTAGCAATAAGGTTGCGGAGTACTCCGTCAGCCTGACCCGTGCCGACATGATCGAACTGACCATGGAGCATTAA
- a CDS encoding collagen-like triple helix repeat-containing protein has translation MCPKNLGRLSKISLAILLACSLAACSGSGGGSSNTAKGSSGQTTGSTASGTGDGTTANSGSGSGSGSGAGGSGTGTGTGTGGGAGSGSGGTGSGGGTGTGTSTPPLVVGSVLGGVGGAVSGVGSEVKDVVSQTPVGSIPIAGSGVVTVVDSAGNAVTDIGSGIQNGVGQLGNNPNALGVTAAGVPKAVADVGTGVSGLGSTVSGVGNNTPLGGVTNTAGGLVAGAGGAVTSIGNGLSQDLQTGATSKVTTAATGLVTPVVADTQGITQSVGGATGLGAPVGGLLNSVGNTVSATGTQVGAASPTLAGVGQTLQSTGQAVASSGGVVTPTTTTGGGLLGGVTAGATVSGSANTNVLAPVTNTLGGLTAGAGVTSGTATNGGLLGGVTNTLTGNAGASTNTATNGGLLGTTILNK, from the coding sequence ATGTGCCCTAAAAATCTCGGCCGTTTGAGCAAAATAAGCCTGGCGATCCTCCTGGCTTGCTCATTGGCGGCATGTAGTGGGAGCGGTGGTGGCTCCAGCAACACCGCGAAAGGTAGTAGTGGTCAGACAACGGGTAGTACCGCCAGCGGAACGGGTGACGGCACGACGGCAAACAGCGGTAGCGGTTCTGGGTCAGGCTCCGGCGCTGGCGGCAGTGGAACAGGTACTGGTACTGGTACTGGTGGTGGGGCTGGCAGTGGCTCAGGTGGAACGGGTTCCGGCGGTGGAACCGGAACAGGCACTTCTACGCCTCCTTTAGTCGTCGGAAGCGTATTAGGCGGCGTCGGTGGTGCGGTCAGTGGCGTGGGTTCCGAAGTAAAAGATGTGGTTAGCCAGACTCCGGTTGGCAGCATTCCTATTGCTGGTAGCGGCGTGGTCACAGTGGTGGATAGCGCAGGTAATGCGGTTACCGATATCGGAAGTGGTATCCAGAACGGCGTTGGACAATTAGGTAATAATCCTAATGCATTAGGTGTGACGGCTGCGGGTGTACCGAAAGCCGTGGCGGATGTCGGCACCGGGGTTTCCGGCTTGGGTAGTACCGTCAGCGGGGTGGGTAATAATACGCCGCTGGGTGGCGTAACTAACACTGCGGGTGGTCTGGTTGCAGGGGCCGGTGGTGCAGTCACCAGCATTGGCAATGGTTTATCGCAGGATTTGCAAACCGGCGCGACTTCTAAAGTCACCACGGCGGCAACGGGTCTGGTTACGCCAGTGGTTGCAGATACCCAAGGCATAACACAAAGCGTGGGTGGTGCAACGGGGCTGGGTGCACCTGTCGGTGGTTTACTGAATAGTGTAGGTAACACTGTGTCGGCAACGGGGACTCAAGTTGGAGCAGCATCACCAACGCTGGCTGGCGTAGGTCAAACGCTACAAAGTACCGGCCAGGCCGTTGCCAGTTCTGGTGGGGTGGTGACACCCACCACGACGACCGGCGGTGGATTGTTAGGAGGCGTGACCGCCGGAGCTACGGTGAGCGGTAGCGCCAATACTAACGTATTAGCTCCGGTAACTAATACCCTAGGTGGCCTGACCGCAGGCGCGGGTGTTACCAGCGGTACGGCAACTAACGGCGGATTACTCGGCGGCGTCACTAATACGCTAACGGGTAACGCAGGGGCAAGCACTAACACCGCCACAAACGGTGGGTTATTAGGAACAACAATACTTAATAAATAA
- a CDS encoding ShlB/FhaC/HecB family hemolysin secretion/activation protein, which yields MKNRIWLFFLFIAVAENTLANTVPMLIDQNNPSRLAREIPKPQPARPQPPALNTPAPSHALTLDTLIDVRHLDFIGGTRYDAKTLLAPFAPYIGKKVPLKNLMVATQAITKLYQQDGYVLSYAYLPADNFNNGTLKIGLVEGYIGNTLIKSDNAALGRWLTKLSKRIMADKPLTKEVFERYTILMSRTPDAKVTATAKNPNNIYGATVLEVKADHPRSWNVSTALDSRKGVYTGVLNATFSGFTGYGEQLGVATLLPINNKDNDRYLGLNYQQYLGDNGLLMQLKGSYYKQNPKDYTDVLTLQPDNITLSARAEQTQYNGGVVFSYPLYLTQKKQWTVSGGLDYVDKSYDLKSRARFNNFNNQLRDLPDQNQSMHYPAAEVALLGYREYTQAYWSTRFSVRQGINGALASSSTPWGDLGFTRWKVNGDTAYLFAEKWRLSASAEGDWSDNVLPEAEQATFGGLRYGRGYPDSEATGDYGYGGQVEMRYIHNREGQWLKTIQPYMLVDTARTFFNTPQLPAKKLASYAVGVTFGDNKHYSFSLEGARPIGDVPSDSTRRDWRFNATFTYNFAN from the coding sequence ATGAAGAACAGAATTTGGCTGTTTTTTTTATTCATTGCCGTGGCAGAAAATACCTTAGCAAATACCGTCCCGATGTTAATCGATCAAAATAACCCTTCAAGACTCGCGCGTGAAATACCTAAACCCCAACCGGCCAGACCGCAGCCTCCCGCGTTAAACACGCCAGCCCCTTCTCATGCGTTAACGCTAGATACACTCATAGACGTTCGCCATTTGGATTTTATTGGCGGCACTCGCTACGATGCTAAAACATTGCTGGCCCCTTTTGCTCCTTATATTGGGAAGAAGGTGCCGCTAAAGAATTTGATGGTTGCTACTCAGGCTATTACCAAATTATATCAACAGGATGGTTATGTATTATCCTACGCCTATTTACCGGCAGATAATTTTAATAACGGTACATTAAAAATAGGATTGGTTGAGGGATATATTGGCAATACGCTAATTAAAAGTGATAACGCCGCATTGGGGCGTTGGCTAACCAAATTATCCAAGCGCATTATGGCTGATAAGCCTCTCACCAAAGAGGTTTTCGAACGCTATACCATTTTAATGAGCAGAACGCCGGACGCGAAGGTTACCGCCACGGCGAAAAATCCTAACAATATCTACGGCGCTACGGTTTTGGAAGTTAAGGCCGATCATCCGCGTAGCTGGAATGTCAGCACCGCGCTGGATAGTCGTAAAGGCGTATATACCGGTGTACTCAATGCCACTTTTAGCGGTTTTACCGGTTATGGCGAACAGTTGGGCGTCGCGACACTATTGCCTATCAATAATAAAGATAACGATCGTTATCTAGGGCTGAACTACCAACAATATTTGGGTGATAACGGCCTGCTGATGCAGTTGAAAGGCAGTTACTATAAACAGAATCCTAAAGACTACACCGATGTTCTGACTTTGCAGCCGGACAATATTACCCTGTCAGCGCGCGCGGAGCAGACCCAATATAACGGCGGGGTAGTTTTCAGTTATCCACTGTATCTAACGCAGAAGAAACAATGGACGGTTAGCGGCGGTCTGGATTATGTGGATAAAAGCTACGATCTGAAATCCCGCGCCCGATTCAATAACTTCAATAATCAATTACGGGATTTGCCGGATCAAAATCAGAGTATGCATTACCCGGCGGCAGAAGTGGCGTTGTTGGGCTATCGGGAATATACCCAGGCTTATTGGAGTACCCGCTTTAGCGTTCGACAAGGGATTAACGGCGCGCTGGCAAGCAGCTCTACGCCTTGGGGGGATTTAGGATTCACTCGCTGGAAAGTGAATGGAGATACCGCCTATTTGTTCGCGGAGAAATGGCGTTTAAGCGCGTCGGCAGAAGGGGATTGGTCGGATAATGTGTTACCGGAAGCGGAACAGGCAACTTTTGGCGGGCTGCGTTATGGCCGCGGTTATCCTGATAGTGAGGCCACCGGTGACTATGGCTACGGCGGGCAGGTGGAAATGCGCTATATCCATAATCGGGAGGGGCAATGGCTGAAAACCATTCAGCCTTATATGCTGGTGGATACGGCCAGAACCTTCTTCAATACGCCGCAGCTACCGGCGAAGAAATTGGCGTCTTATGCCGTGGGCGTCACTTTTGGCGATAACAAACATTATTCTTTCTCACTGGAAGGCGCGCGGCCAATCGGCGATGTCCCAAGCGATAGTACTCGCCGTGACTGGCGTTTTAACGCCACCTTCACCTATAACTTTGCTAACTGA
- the nrdG gene encoding anaerobic ribonucleoside-triphosphate reductase-activating protein, which yields MNYHQYYPVDVINGPGTRCTLFVSGCVHQCPGCYNKSTWRLNSGKPFTIQMEDQIIADLNDTRIRRQGLSLSGGDPLHPENLSAILSLVKRVHAECDNKDIWLWTGYELAELSNEQREVVDLINVLIDGKFVQGLKDPSLIWRGSSNQIVHKLR from the coding sequence ATCAATTATCATCAATACTATCCTGTCGATGTGATTAATGGCCCCGGAACCCGCTGTACGCTGTTTGTTTCCGGCTGTGTACACCAATGCCCCGGCTGCTATAACAAGAGCACCTGGCGGCTCAATTCCGGCAAGCCATTCACAATACAGATGGAAGACCAGATCATTGCGGATCTGAATGACACCCGCATCCGCCGCCAAGGGTTATCCCTGTCCGGAGGCGATCCGCTGCATCCAGAAAATCTCTCCGCTATTTTGTCACTGGTTAAGCGTGTGCATGCCGAATGCGATAATAAAGATATCTGGTTATGGACTGGCTACGAATTGGCTGAGTTAAGCAATGAACAGCGCGAAGTGGTGGATTTGATAAATGTATTGATCGACGGGAAATTTGTGCAGGGTCTCAAAGATCCCTCGCTAATTTGGCGTGGCAGCAGTAATCAAATCGTGCATAAACTGCGTTAA